The following coding sequences are from one Leptolyngbya sp. NIES-3755 window:
- a CDS encoding WD-40 repeat protein (similar to AA sequence:cyanobase_aa:Ava_1541), which produces MFLLLGQLVYTSFTKVGFKALSSAAIPPEIQQAFIDQIVHQHWDAYNPPESNYRAVYLYRVSENQTLFGWLYNDGADDLGRKHIPYFVCYYYAGELQPEHLDVIFACLAKGTATFLDRQVLPEQIESVAIANYETYEPARMGVSIPQELRDQTRRSLDQNKLFKLFVSGTFTTPIDSYLEELSLKVLANTSGGRHSEVGLLEPATYEEILLAKAKTLTPPAPAIPIKLGLALSFVLLLSTAASGFYLWRNLPRTTQPENNSTAQSVTTPEQPAPRSFTLGRTLNAAPTWAVLLDGQTLISASEDCQIRLWNLETGTVTHAMYSYSDTIRSLTLTPDRMLISGSGDRTLEFWNLKTNQLEQTLNHGSPVWAVATNKDTLFSVGEDGNLKLWSLANRTLLKTIPAHPNRIFTVVVSPDGKTIATGGIDRTIKLWNAQTGELIRTITGHNDAVRALAFSPDGQTLLSASWDKTIKQWNWQTGELLHTFEGHTARVVSIAFTPDGQRFVSGSIDNTVKIWSVQERKLLQTLNDNKDWVLSIASDGDRIVSGGKDQTLRIWKN; this is translated from the coding sequence ATGTTTCTTCTTCTAGGTCAACTGGTCTATACCAGCTTCACGAAAGTTGGATTTAAAGCACTCAGTAGTGCTGCAATTCCCCCTGAGATTCAGCAGGCTTTCATTGATCAGATTGTTCATCAACATTGGGATGCCTACAACCCTCCTGAATCGAACTATCGGGCGGTTTACTTGTATCGAGTTTCTGAAAATCAAACCCTGTTTGGTTGGCTCTATAACGATGGAGCCGATGACTTAGGACGAAAACACATTCCCTATTTTGTCTGCTACTACTATGCAGGAGAGCTACAGCCAGAGCATTTGGATGTCATCTTCGCCTGCTTAGCAAAAGGAACAGCAACGTTTCTCGATCGACAAGTTCTCCCAGAGCAAATCGAAAGCGTCGCGATCGCCAATTACGAAACCTACGAGCCTGCCCGAATGGGGGTTTCGATTCCTCAAGAATTGCGAGATCAAACTCGTCGATCGCTCGATCAAAATAAGTTATTCAAGCTATTTGTCTCAGGCACATTTACAACCCCGATCGATTCTTATCTCGAAGAGCTTTCGCTGAAGGTTCTAGCCAATACTTCTGGAGGTCGCCACTCTGAAGTTGGATTGTTAGAACCTGCAACCTACGAAGAGATTCTGCTTGCGAAAGCAAAAACGCTTACACCTCCAGCACCCGCAATCCCGATTAAATTAGGACTTGCTTTAAGCTTCGTTTTACTACTCAGTACTGCCGCAAGTGGATTTTACCTTTGGAGAAATTTACCCAGAACAACGCAACCTGAGAACAATTCAACGGCTCAATCTGTAACAACTCCTGAGCAACCTGCTCCGCGCTCTTTCACATTGGGAAGAACACTGAATGCTGCTCCGACTTGGGCAGTGCTTCTCGACGGACAAACTTTGATCAGTGCCAGCGAAGACTGTCAGATCAGACTTTGGAACTTAGAGACTGGAACGGTGACCCACGCAATGTACAGCTATAGCGATACGATACGATCGCTGACGTTAACCCCTGATCGAATGCTGATCAGTGGAAGCGGCGATCGCACACTTGAGTTCTGGAATCTAAAAACCAATCAACTAGAGCAAACACTCAATCACGGCAGTCCAGTGTGGGCAGTTGCGACCAACAAAGACACGCTCTTTAGTGTTGGAGAAGATGGAAATCTTAAACTTTGGTCACTGGCGAATCGAACTTTACTCAAAACAATTCCAGCTCATCCAAATCGGATTTTCACAGTCGTTGTCAGTCCAGATGGCAAGACGATCGCAACCGGAGGAATCGATCGGACCATTAAACTCTGGAACGCTCAAACGGGTGAACTCATCAGAACAATCACCGGACACAACGATGCCGTTCGTGCTCTGGCATTTAGTCCTGATGGACAAACACTGCTAAGTGCAAGTTGGGATAAAACGATCAAACAATGGAATTGGCAGACCGGTGAACTGTTGCATACCTTTGAAGGACATACAGCGCGAGTGGTCTCGATCGCATTTACGCCCGATGGTCAAAGATTCGTGAGTGGTAGCATTGATAACACCGTAAAGATTTGGTCGGTTCAGGAGCGCAAACTGCTTCAAACGCTGAACGACAACAAAGACTGGGTGTTATCGATCGCATCCGATGGCGATCGCATTGTGAGTGGCGGTAAAGATCAAACCCTTCGGATTTGGAAGAACTAA
- a CDS encoding methylglyoxal synthase-like protein, putative (similar to AA sequence:cyanobase_aa:AM1_5392): MPNTIAFIAHNTRKDEMVRFVSAHQPTFGRYHLIGTARTAERIQAATGLEIEQRLAHSLGGTVQIAGEVANGSILAVIVLLDPDAETEPNFLALFRLCNLYNVAIATNLSTAEAIVTRLAKTRVAHLIFNPVAGQRDANQDLALIQELLDPHLSLHIHHTTPDIQPEELVKAALSNNADLVIASGGDGTVSAVAGALIGTGIPLGIIPRGTANAFAMALGIPALLPVRNACQVILAEQTRRIDAAYCNGIPMILLTGIGYEANVVETADRALKKQWGTLAYLMAGWRVMDQQQVFQIEIEAEGETYQFEAAAMTIANAAPPTSILAQGAGEVLVDDGLLDVTIATAENKVHAVTTMLRLLGAAMTRTELNQQNVIHGRTRRLKVTTNPVQKVVVDGEVVGTTPIEVECIPDGLTVFVP, encoded by the coding sequence ATGCCGAATACGATCGCGTTTATTGCTCACAACACTCGCAAAGATGAAATGGTGCGGTTTGTCTCCGCTCATCAGCCCACCTTTGGACGCTATCATCTGATCGGCACAGCGCGAACCGCAGAACGAATCCAAGCCGCAACCGGATTAGAAATCGAACAACGACTTGCTCATTCTCTCGGCGGAACCGTTCAGATTGCGGGCGAAGTGGCGAACGGCAGTATTCTTGCGGTCATTGTTTTGCTTGATCCAGATGCCGAAACTGAACCCAATTTCCTCGCCTTATTTCGGCTTTGTAACTTATACAATGTTGCGATCGCGACCAATTTATCGACCGCAGAAGCGATCGTCACTCGACTCGCAAAAACTCGCGTTGCTCACTTAATTTTCAATCCGGTTGCTGGACAAAGAGATGCGAATCAAGATCTAGCGCTGATTCAAGAACTCTTAGATCCGCATTTAAGCCTACACATTCATCACACGACCCCAGACATTCAACCGGAAGAACTCGTGAAAGCTGCCCTCTCGAACAATGCTGACTTAGTAATTGCTTCTGGCGGAGATGGAACGGTTTCTGCCGTAGCGGGTGCATTGATTGGAACAGGAATTCCATTAGGGATCATTCCCAGAGGCACGGCAAATGCGTTTGCAATGGCGCTCGGTATTCCAGCATTGTTACCTGTTCGGAATGCTTGTCAAGTCATTCTAGCTGAACAAACTCGAAGGATTGATGCGGCTTACTGTAATGGAATTCCGATGATTTTACTAACGGGCATTGGCTACGAAGCGAATGTGGTTGAAACTGCCGATCGAGCTTTGAAAAAACAATGGGGAACATTGGCGTATCTCATGGCAGGTTGGCGCGTGATGGATCAACAGCAAGTGTTTCAGATTGAAATCGAAGCAGAAGGAGAGACCTATCAATTTGAAGCAGCCGCAATGACGATCGCGAATGCGGCTCCACCCACTTCGATTTTGGCTCAGGGTGCGGGAGAAGTTTTAGTCGATGATGGATTGTTAGATGTGACGATCGCGACCGCAGAAAACAAGGTTCACGCCGTAACAACGATGCTAAGACTATTGGGAGCCGCAATGACACGAACGGAATTAAATCAGCAAAATGTCATTCATGGTCGTACTCGACGATTAAAAGTAACGACCAATCCGGTTCAAAAAGTTGTGGTAGATGGGGAAGTTGTGGGCACAACACCGATCGAGGTCGAATGTATTCCAGATGGTTTGACAGTGTTTGTGCCGTGA